Below is a window of Planctomycetia bacterium DNA.
GTCGGCATCGAGCGAAGCGCCTCGTCGGCCGAGGCGTTCGACGAGGATCTTCCGAATGCCGTCGAGTTCTTTCACGGCGGCATCGAGACTGCGCGAGTTTCCCGCGCCGACTTGCTTCGTCAGCGCGACTTCGATCGCTTTGACGTATTCGACGGCGTCGGTCACCGCTTGCGTGTTCTTTTTCAGTTGTTCGAGATCGCAATCGGCGAACGCCGCGTCGATGAGCGCCGGTTTCGGCTTCGTTTCGGACGGGCCGACGTGCGGGATTTCGCCCGTCGCAACCGCGAGATCGCGGCGCGAGAACTGCCCGGCGGCTCGCGAAGAGACGAGCGGCACGGTGCGCACGATGTTCAACATTGCGCCGTTGTCGCACAGCGTCGCGATCGTGTTGACGCGCATCGTCGGGTCGAGGTCGTCGTCGGGATCGAGCTGAGGATGCACCGAGTCCCAAAACTTTTCGATGAAGCTTTGCAACACGGCGAGGCTATCGCGAAACGCCGGCCAGCCGCTCGTTTTCAAAGCGGCCCGCGTCAGATATAAGCCGATGCGCAGATCGTGGGTTCGTTTGAGCAAGCCCACGGCCGCTTTGCCGACGTCGTCCCACTCGGGCTCTTTCGCTTCGATGATCGTCGAGCCGTACTGCTGCTCAGGCGTTCCCTGCGCGGCGCGCTCCATCTCGGCAAAGTCCGGATCGTATTCCAGATTTTCGCCCGACGGCGCATCCGGTGAAATCGGTCCCGTGAGGCTCTCGAGATCTATGGCGATCAATCCCTACGACCCTTTCAATAGAGTGTTCCGGCGCGCAATCGCCCGGTGGCTCGGGTGAGCCATGAGACCGCAAAGCTACCTTATCGGAAGGGCTGAGGCAAAGCAAACAAGCCGAATTCGCGGTCCAGGCGATTTTTCGGCTTTTGGGTTCCGCCTTGCCTGTCGCGCCCCTCGAATAGGTAATAACACCATCTGCG
It encodes the following:
- the tssA gene encoding type VI secretion system protein TssA, whose amino-acid sequence is MIAIDLESLTGPISPDAPSGENLEYDPDFAEMERAAQGTPEQQYGSTIIEAKEPEWDDVGKAAVGLLKRTHDLRIGLYLTRAALKTSGWPAFRDSLAVLQSFIEKFWDSVHPQLDPDDDLDPTMRVNTIATLCDNGAMLNIVRTVPLVSSRAAGQFSRRDLAVATGEIPHVGPSETKPKPALIDAAFADCDLEQLKKNTQAVTDAVEYVKAIEVALTKQVGAGNSRSLDAAVKELDGIRKILVERLGRRGASLDADEPAADVDADIDGSSDDEDSAPSGSGRETRVVVQNWDADIATRDDAIRAIEKVCKYFERYEPSSPLPLLLRRAMRLSTKSFLEILRDISPDGLSQAESLGGMTSDEYTQIAAASVAASAAAAASAAKQSAKAPAAASAPPPPPPPVFHNSANDY